The Cyanobacteria bacterium GSL.Bin1 genome segment CTGAGCAAGACTTTCATCACATTGGGATTGAATATCAAGAATTTGGGGATGATCGGCATCAACAATCAATTCAAAAGGCTCAAGAAACTATTCCACCTCTGGTTGAAAAGCTGATTGCGGCCAACAAGCAGTCTTGAGGATCAAGTGGAAGCCTTTCAGCGGATTTCTGCCAGCAATTAACAGGGAAAGAAAGGCTGGGCGATCATAGAAAACAGTTAGCGGTTTTTCGTCAATGGCATCAGTGTACTGAGTTGCGATCGCGTCGTAGGTGTTTCCCGTGTGTTTAGACATCTGCTTAATCTTGTGATCTCGTGGTTCTGTTTTCTAGAAAGAGACAAGCGCTTCCCCGATTTGATTTAAAGATGTTTTTGATCTTGACCGCAAGCGCTTTTCCGAGCATCTGATGTTGAGGGGCTGAAATGTGAATTCCATTTCAGCCTGCGGTAACGCCAATGGCTCCCGTTGCATCGAGGAATGGCACACCAGCAGTCTTGGCAACCTTATGATAGGCTTCCCCAAACCCCTTTGACTCAACCTGAGCCCCACTGAAATGCTCGGCAATATAAGGATGGGGCATCTCTCCAGTTTGAGGGGGTGCGACGATGAAAACTTGGGGTGCATCATAGGTATTGGAAACACTCCCGCTAGAGCGTTCGACCAATGCAATCAGTTGCGCGATCGCAGCAGCTGAGTCTTTAGTGGTTCGGTGGAAGGGCGCTTTCAAATCGTTGGTACCGAGCAGAATAAATCGTTGGTACCGAGCAGAATAACGACGAGATCCACGGGAGCATAAGCTGCTAAAAGCCCAGGCAGTGTCTTCGCGCCATTAAACGCTTCCCCGGATACAATTCCAATGGGAGTTGGATAATCTAGATTGGTCGTGCGATTGTTCAATCCATTCTCGATAACCTCAAAACCGCTTCCCAATTCCCTTTGCATTACTCCTGAAAAACGCTGGGACAGAGGAAAACGAGTCGTGGGAAAGCCTGATTCAGTGGGAACCCAGCCCCAGGTATTAGAATCGCCGTATACTAAGACTCGGATGGGATGGGATGAAGGAGTTGAAAACATCGGCGGCGCGATCACCCATTTAAGCGCCCGTTTGACAATTAAGTTCATCGGAAATCCTCTTCTTGTTTTTTGACAGAACTATTTGTAGAGTTAAGGTCTATCTTCAACTGGATGGAAGATATCGACGCGATCGCGATCGGAACTGGTGTAGTCCGGGTCAACATAAATAAACACACGATGAATTAACGGTTCCTTAAACTCGAACACATTTGGGTATTCATTGAATCTGAATCTCCTTAAATTGCGGTTTTCCTGCCTAAACTCAGGCGATCAAATGTTCGATTCGATGGAGAAATTCACCTAAGAAATGGTTTTTAAGGAAAGCTCCATGCGAACATTACATTTTTTATAACGAGACTCCTGAGTATATGGAATCTTCCGGAATCCATAGCGTTGATACAAACGAATGGCATTAGAGAGTTTAGTATGTGTGCTCAAAGTAATCTTTTGAGCGCCAGCTTCACGAGCAAAGTTTAGTGCTGCTTCCATCAATCTGGCGCCATAGCCTTGGCAACGGTAAGCTGGCTCAACTGCCATTTTCGATAGTTCAAATTCATCAGTGCTTAAGGGAATGACAGCGCAAGTTCCCACAGGAATCTCATGATCCAGGATGAAGAAAATCTGTCCGCCAGGTTCAATGATAGATGAGTAGGGATCTTTGAAGACAGCTTCATCTGCGGATTCGACTTCAAAAAACTCTTCTAGCCAAAGACGGTTGAGATATTCAAAAGAGTCTTTCCAATAAGAACGGTAGGTGACAAGTTTGGCGCTCATAGAATCTAACCCTTACTGTATTGAATAAATGCTACGGAATGATGTGTTTGGCTTTTAACTGGTCAAGAGCATTCAGCATAGTCTGGCGAGCGTCTGCTGTTTCGATAAACCCAAACCGGCGCAGTTTGTTGACATCAGAAATAATGTCGGTTTCAGTGTTGAACAGCAGATCGCCAAATGCCCAGCCCACCAACTGATCCAGATTCGGTTCAACCAAGCCATGGCGTTCAGCTAAACGTTGCCAGACTTCCCCTTTGTCAGCCATATGCTCCGTCAAGGGAAGCGGTATCGGAGGAGCGATCTCTAAGACCAGATAATCGGCAATGTCGGGCCAAAGCCTTTCCCAGCGGAACACATCGCCATTAGTGACATTGAACACCTCGCCCCCTGCTTCTGGAGTGGTCGCCGCCCAAACGCTAGCTCGCCCCAGCAAATCGGCATCAGTAAACTGCATTAGCACTTTGTAGGCAACATTCGTTCCCGGGTAGCGCAGGGGAATCCCCAATTCACGGGACAGTTCTGCAAATACGCCCACTACTAGCGCAATGTTCATCGGGTTGCCGTAGATATTGCCGTCAACGACCAGATCCGGACGCAACACCACATAGTCCCATGAGGCGCTCGCAGCCCGCTGAGCGAGAATAGCTTCCTGAGCCTGATAGAGATTGGGGGGCAAATGGCTGGCATCGTCTTCTCTTGCAGGAGTCGGCACCACAGCGCCCGGCAAATGGATGCCGTAAATTTTGAATCCCTGATAGATAACGATCCTTTCGAGGGGAGCGTTGGCTTCTTCTAGAGCGCTGACCAAATGATCGAGCATTTGGGCATTTTGTTGGGCCTCAACACTCAAATTGGGATGAGGTGCTAGCGCCGCGTAGAACAGGTGAGTTGTCTCGGCAGCTTTGTCTTTGATTGCTTGAAATGCGGCTTCGCGATCGCGCAGATCGGTTTGTACTGTGTCTAAACCAGAGATCGGTTTGCGGGCAAGTCCTTTGACAGCCGCCCCATGATGCTTTAGAGCCCGCGCTGTACCCTGTCCGATAATGCCGCTGGCGCCGGCAATGAGTGCTTTCATAGAATGATTCATTGTTCTAAAACTCGATAACAACTTTACCGAAATGTTGACCTGATGCCAGGTATTGAAAAGCCTCTGGCGTTGCTTGGAAAGGAAAGATTTGATCAATAATGGGTCGAATTGTGTTAGCCGACATCGCCCTGAGCATATCGGCAAAGTCTTGGCGACTGCCAACGCTTAGCCCATGAATTTTGGCTCGTTTGAGGTTGAGGGTTACTAAATCAAGAGCGCTTTGTTGACCCTCCAGAAAGCCCACAAGGGAAATATGACCGTCCACCCGCAAAGCCTCCAGACTTTTATTAAGATTTTGACCGCCAACTGTCTCGATAATTAAATCGGTTCCATCTCCGCTTGTTGCCTCGAAGACAGCAGTTACCCATTCTGGATCACTGCGATAGTTAATTAAGTAATCGGCTCCCAAGGCTTGAGCGTGTGACAGTTTTTCATCACTACTGGAAGTAATGATGACTTTTAGCCCAGTTGCTTTAGCAAACTGTAGGGCAAAAATAGAAACGCCGCCTGTGCCATGCAGAAGAACCGTATCTCCGGGTTTTGCTTTGCTGTAAGCCAGAGCATTCCAGGCGGTGAGAGCTGCGATGGGCAATGTTGATGCTTCAGCTAGGCTCAAAAAGGCAGGAACTCTGATTAATTCATGGGCTCGAAAGCATCGATATTCAGTTAATTGACCGGGGTAGAGTCCTGACCCTGGACGAGCGTTCAAGTGGGAACTTTCCGCTGTATAGCGACCACCAATCCAGTTTGGAATGTAAGTGGTGACTACACGATCACCAGGGTGAAATTCCTTCACTTCATCGCCGATTGCTTCGATAATTCCAGCCCCATCGGAAACTGGAATCAAAGGCAAAGATAAATCAGGATTAAGGTTGCCTTCAACCAGAAGCAGATCGACAAAATTGAGCGAAGCGGCTTGCATTTTCACGAGAATATCTTGAGAACCCAGTTTAGGAAAAGGGGTAGAAACAAGTTGAAGACAATCAATGCCAAATCTGTCTTTCAACATTACTGATTTCATGAATTTGCCCTCTTATCAACTTTGATTCATGGCATCAAATGCCTGAATAATTTGTGGATGTTTTAATCTTCGCGCAGCAATTCCCACTCGAACAGAGGCAATTATGCTAAATTGCTACCATAACAATCTAGACTTTAAAAACTGTTATGGTCGATATCACCTCAAATTGGATCGCTATAAACCTAAATACTGGATTTTGGAGTTTCTCGATTCATGCAACTGTCTCCTCTTGAGTCCAATCAAGATCAAGTTTTGTATGAGCAAGTGGCAGATCGGCTACAGGCATTGATTGCCAATGGTACGTTGAAGCCAGGGGATCGCCTCCCCTCGATCCGTAAACTCAAGCAACAGTTGTCAGTTAGTTTCTCGACAGTGATCGAAGCCTATCGCTTGCTTGAAGATCGCGGACTAATTGCTGCTCGCCCTCAATCGGGGTATTATGTCAAGCCCACTGCCCTGCAGCAACACCTTGAACCCACCTTAACTGAGCCCTATGCTCGGGTTTGCGAGATTGATACCTCCTTAGCTTTTGAATTATTCAAAGAGATTGGGACTCCCGATATGGTTCAACTGGGAGCAGCGACTCCTGCCACTGATCACTTACCCGTTGCCAAGCTCAATCGCCTGATGGCAAAAGCCTTGCGAGAACATCCTAATGTCGCGCACTCCTA includes the following:
- a CDS encoding zinc-binding dehydrogenase encodes the protein MKSVMLKDRFGIDCLQLVSTPFPKLGSQDILVKMQAASLNFVDLLLVEGNLNPDLSLPLIPVSDGAGIIEAIGDEVKEFHPGDRVVTTYIPNWIGGRYTAESSHLNARPGSGLYPGQLTEYRCFRAHELIRVPAFLSLAEASTLPIAALTAWNALAYSKAKPGDTVLLHGTGGVSIFALQFAKATGLKVIITSSSDEKLSHAQALGADYLINYRSDPEWVTAVFEATSGDGTDLIIETVGGQNLNKSLEALRVDGHISLVGFLEGQQSALDLVTLNLKRAKIHGLSVGSRQDFADMLRAMSANTIRPIIDQIFPFQATPEAFQYLASGQHFGKVVIEF
- a CDS encoding NAD-dependent epimerase/dehydratase family protein, which gives rise to MNHSMKALIAGASGIIGQGTARALKHHGAAVKGLARKPISGLDTVQTDLRDREAAFQAIKDKAAETTHLFYAALAPHPNLSVEAQQNAQMLDHLVSALEEANAPLERIVIYQGFKIYGIHLPGAVVPTPAREDDASHLPPNLYQAQEAILAQRAASASWDYVVLRPDLVVDGNIYGNPMNIALVVGVFAELSRELGIPLRYPGTNVAYKVLMQFTDADLLGRASVWAATTPEAGGEVFNVTNGDVFRWERLWPDIADYLVLEIAPPIPLPLTEHMADKGEVWQRLAERHGLVEPNLDQLVGWAFGDLLFNTETDIISDVNKLRRFGFIETADARQTMLNALDQLKAKHIIP
- a CDS encoding GNAT family N-acetyltransferase; translated protein: MSAKLVTYRSYWKDSFEYLNRLWLEEFFEVESADEAVFKDPYSSIIEPGGQIFFILDHEIPVGTCAVIPLSTDEFELSKMAVEPAYRCQGYGARLMEAALNFAREAGAQKITLSTHTKLSNAIRLYQRYGFRKIPYTQESRYKKCNVRMELSLKTIS